The following proteins come from a genomic window of Gottfriedia acidiceleris:
- the rpmI gene encoding 50S ribosomal protein L35, translating to MPKMKTHRGSAKRFKKTGSGKLKRGRAYTSHLFANKSTKAKRKLRKASLVSKGDFKRIRFMLTNMK from the coding sequence ATGCCTAAAATGAAAACTCACCGTGGTTCAGCAAAACGTTTTAAAAAGACTGGATCTGGTAAATTAAAACGTGGTCGTGCATACACAAGCCACTTATTCGCTAACAAATCTACAAAAGCAAAACGTAAATTACGTAAAGCTTCATTAGTAAGCAAAGGCGATTTCAAACGTATCCGCTTTATGCTTACAAACATGAAATAA
- the nrdR gene encoding transcriptional regulator NrdR, which yields MRCPTCNFNGTRVLDSRPVDEGRSIRRRRECEECQHRFTTFERVEDNPILVVKKEGAREEFSKDKMLRGLIKACEKRPVSLSQLEDIIHSIEKELKNSGTSEVPSEVLGEMVMEHLSKVDEVAYVRFASVYRQFKDINVFIDELKDLINKERGKDE from the coding sequence ATGAGATGTCCAACGTGTAACTTCAATGGGACAAGAGTACTTGATAGTAGGCCAGTAGATGAAGGTCGTTCAATTAGAAGAAGACGTGAATGTGAAGAATGTCAGCATCGTTTTACAACTTTTGAGCGAGTTGAAGATAATCCAATTTTAGTTGTAAAAAAAGAGGGAGCTCGTGAAGAATTTAGTAAAGATAAGATGTTAAGGGGACTGATTAAAGCGTGTGAAAAACGCCCTGTCTCTTTATCTCAGCTAGAAGATATTATTCATAGCATTGAAAAAGAACTGAAAAATAGTGGCACATCAGAAGTTCCGAGTGAAGTTCTAGGTGAAATGGTCATGGAGCATTTATCTAAAGTGGATGAAGTTGCATACGTACGATTTGCGTCAGTTTATCGTCAATTTAAAGATATCAATGTATTCATTGATGAATTAAAAGATTTAATTAACAAAGAGCGAGGTAAAGACGAATAA
- a CDS encoding replication initiation and membrane attachment family protein → MSIDKQHWMDVLPADPYTVMAAGYLHNFHRQVLTMLYQPIIGSQALSLYMTLWSECEQTDLNPNTLTHHSLMLGMKSNLKSIYEQRLILEGIGLLKVYEGFENSTKKLLYELQSPLDPHSFFEDPILNIFLFKTIGKTQYQRTKTFFSRQAFSKEGFREISRSFDSVFQAITVEQLNEIQQSNDLSTSNDRRILQDNQPIKLSVKMEEFDYALFLDGLSDSFVPKRAFTTEVKETILKLAFLYGINPIQMKTIVMRSLNEDNKINIETLRLEARDWYQFQHHEALPTIVEKVQPIQHRQMINEQPSTQEEKLIHCFETISPRRYLKEISGGAEPSEADLKIIEEIMIDQKLLPGVANVLIDYVMIRLDKKLSRNYVIKIASHWARKGVTTVKQAMDLARKEFEETKQSATAAKTRTSNRRNKTIRTEIVPDWLQSSESKDSQTAPATINNQNNSSIDEERKRLEKELEMFKNKKKR, encoded by the coding sequence ATGTCTATTGATAAGCAACACTGGATGGATGTTCTACCTGCGGATCCTTATACTGTAATGGCAGCTGGGTATTTACATAATTTTCACAGGCAAGTATTGACGATGTTGTATCAACCTATAATTGGTAGTCAAGCTTTAAGTTTATATATGACGCTTTGGAGTGAATGTGAACAAACGGACCTTAATCCTAATACGTTAACACATCATTCTTTAATGCTTGGAATGAAAAGTAATTTAAAATCAATTTATGAACAAAGATTAATCCTTGAAGGAATCGGCTTACTTAAAGTTTATGAAGGATTTGAAAATAGTACAAAAAAGCTTCTATATGAGCTTCAATCTCCGCTAGATCCTCATTCTTTTTTCGAAGACCCTATCCTAAATATCTTTCTGTTTAAAACAATTGGAAAAACACAATATCAACGAACTAAAACCTTTTTTAGTAGACAGGCATTTTCGAAAGAAGGGTTTCGTGAGATTTCACGTTCATTTGATTCGGTATTCCAAGCAATTACAGTTGAGCAATTAAATGAAATTCAACAAAGTAATGATCTTTCTACGTCAAATGATCGTAGAATTTTACAAGACAATCAGCCAATTAAACTATCTGTCAAAATGGAAGAGTTTGACTATGCTTTATTTTTAGATGGATTGTCAGATTCGTTTGTTCCAAAAAGAGCATTTACTACAGAAGTAAAAGAAACAATTTTAAAACTTGCATTTTTATATGGAATAAATCCAATTCAAATGAAAACGATTGTTATGCGCTCATTAAATGAAGATAATAAAATCAATATTGAGACGCTTCGACTTGAAGCAAGAGACTGGTATCAATTCCAACATCATGAAGCTCTGCCTACGATTGTGGAAAAGGTTCAACCCATTCAGCATAGACAAATGATCAATGAGCAGCCATCAACTCAAGAAGAAAAATTAATTCATTGCTTCGAAACAATTTCTCCTCGCAGGTACCTTAAGGAGATATCGGGTGGTGCTGAACCAAGTGAAGCTGATTTGAAAATTATCGAAGAGATTATGATTGATCAAAAGCTTCTACCTGGAGTCGCAAATGTGTTAATTGACTATGTAATGATTCGTTTAGATAAAAAACTTTCTAGAAATTACGTAATTAAGATAGCAAGTCATTGGGCGAGAAAAGGTGTAACAACAGTTAAACAGGCTATGGACCTTGCCCGTAAAGAGTTTGAAGAAACTAAACAGAGTGCAACTGCTGCAAAAACTCGCACAAGTAATAGACGAAATAAAACAATTCGAACTGAGATTGTACCTGACTGGCTTCAATCGAGTGAGTCAAAAGATTCACAGACTGCACCGGCAACAATCAATAATCAAAATAATTCTTCGATAGATGAAGAACGAAAACGATTAGAAAAAGAACTAGAAATGTTTAAAAATAAAAAGAAACGTTAA
- the rplT gene encoding 50S ribosomal protein L20 → MPRVKGGTVTRARRKKVIKLAKGYYGSKHTLFKVANQQVMKSLMYAYRDRRQKKRDFRKLWITRINAAARMNGLSYSRLMHGLKLAGIEVNRKMLADLAVADEKAFAELANAAKANLK, encoded by the coding sequence ATGCCAAGAGTTAAAGGCGGTACAGTTACACGCGCTCGTCGTAAAAAGGTTATTAAATTAGCAAAAGGTTATTACGGTTCTAAACATACATTATTCAAAGTTGCAAACCAACAAGTTATGAAATCATTAATGTATGCTTACCGTGACCGTCGTCAAAAGAAACGTGATTTCCGTAAATTATGGATCACTCGTATCAACGCGGCTGCTCGTATGAACGGACTTTCTTACAGCCGATTAATGCACGGATTAAAATTAGCAGGTATCGAAGTTAACCGTAAAATGTTAGCTGACCTAGCTGTTGCTGACGAAAAAGCATTTGCTGAATTAGCAAACGCTGCAAAAGCTAACTTAAAATAA
- the dnaI gene encoding primosomal protein DnaI: MEPIQNAFSALMKNKQFQDTFQKMRQEVRSHPKIISFLAEHKNEITDQMIDSSLVKLYEYIGQSVNCEDCPSFNECKNMVHGYHPHLIIQGKRIDVQYDRCPNGVKNDKRKKHESLIKCMYLPKDVLQASMSNLSLEDPGRFEAISAARQFIMNYEKGKMAQGLYLHGPFGVGKTFILGAIANELAEEEITSMLVYLPEFLRELKSSISDGTLEEKIEVVKKVEVLMLDDIGAEQMSSWARDEILGTILQYRMLEKLPTFFTSNADLSQLEHHLTYSQRGEEERVKAARIVDRVKFLAKPVKISGSNLRHS, from the coding sequence ATGGAACCTATTCAAAACGCATTTAGTGCATTAATGAAAAATAAACAATTCCAGGACACATTTCAAAAAATGCGACAAGAAGTCCGTAGTCACCCAAAAATTATTTCATTTTTAGCTGAGCATAAAAATGAAATTACGGATCAAATGATTGATAGTAGCTTAGTTAAGCTATATGAGTATATTGGACAAAGTGTAAATTGTGAAGATTGCCCATCTTTTAATGAGTGTAAAAATATGGTGCATGGTTATCATCCTCATTTGATTATTCAAGGAAAACGAATTGATGTTCAATATGATCGTTGTCCAAATGGTGTCAAAAATGATAAACGCAAAAAACATGAGTCATTGATAAAATGCATGTACTTACCAAAGGATGTTCTTCAAGCTTCTATGTCAAATTTGTCTTTAGAAGACCCTGGCCGTTTTGAAGCAATTTCTGCTGCTAGACAGTTTATTATGAATTATGAAAAAGGAAAAATGGCTCAAGGTTTATATTTACATGGTCCATTTGGGGTTGGAAAAACGTTTATACTTGGGGCTATAGCAAATGAACTAGCAGAGGAAGAAATAACTTCAATGCTCGTTTATTTACCAGAATTTTTACGCGAACTAAAAAGCTCTATTAGTGATGGTACATTAGAGGAGAAAATTGAAGTTGTAAAAAAAGTGGAAGTTCTTATGTTAGATGATATTGGTGCAGAGCAAATGTCTAGTTGGGCAAGAGATGAAATATTAGGTACAATTCTGCAATACCGCATGCTAGAAAAATTGCCTACCTTCTTTACATCTAATGCTGATTTAAGTCAATTAGAGCATCACTTGACATATTCCCAACGTGGAGAAGAAGAAAGGGTTAAAGCAGCACGTATTGTAGATCGTGTTAAGTTTTTAGCCAAACCAGTTAAAATTTCTGGTTCAAATTTAAGACATTCATAA
- the infC gene encoding translation initiation factor IF-3, with protein MMVNDGIRAREVRLIGPNGDQLGIKTKQEALELASNVNLDLVMVAPTAKPPVCRIMDYGKFRFEQQKKDKESRKNQKIISMKEVRLSPTIDEHDFNTKLRNAIKFLEKGDKVKASIRFKGRAITHKEIGQRVLDRFSTACAEVATVESHPKMDGRSMFLVLAPKNEK; from the coding sequence ATGATGGTAAACGATGGAATTCGTGCTCGTGAAGTTCGATTAATTGGTCCTAACGGAGATCAACTTGGAATCAAGACAAAACAAGAGGCTCTAGAGTTAGCTTCGAATGTTAATCTTGATTTAGTGATGGTAGCACCAACGGCAAAACCACCTGTATGTCGAATTATGGACTACGGAAAATTCCGTTTCGAGCAACAAAAGAAAGACAAAGAGAGCCGTAAAAACCAAAAAATTATTAGCATGAAAGAAGTTCGTTTAAGTCCTACAATTGATGAACATGACTTTAACACAAAGCTTCGTAATGCAATTAAGTTCTTAGAAAAAGGCGATAAAGTTAAAGCGTCTATTCGCTTCAAAGGACGCGCTATTACGCATAAGGAAATTGGACAACGAGTACTTGATCGTTTCTCAACTGCTTGTGCAGAAGTTGCAACTGTTGAGTCACATCCAAAAATGGACGGTCGTAGTATGTTCTTAGTCTTAGCACCTAAAAACGAAAAGTAA
- the ytxC gene encoding sporulation protein YtxC has translation MIEIFFNEPIDAAYVYERLQKRLKKQSRPYILRRHKINTILITFPQNTEDLIKSILVPTLVQFILLQKEDKWIQSILHTSFFYEEDEQSQIIPIAQSLLRGTRRSIPNQKKIRRSKNLVSYAISEYLKDGVNFSFDSFITFRLKEYYKQLAYVCEIAIDEYKLENEYQNLIESLRQQVLKTDAVIPHVHIVFDGKFSVYDHLFLPLTKDVLKEYGKQVENREYIDNELILPLTAIAPKRIHLYTSSVDISLIITLQNIFQERVLLHTLQEFSQEKLK, from the coding sequence GTGATTGAAATTTTTTTCAATGAACCCATTGACGCAGCTTATGTCTACGAACGATTACAAAAACGCTTAAAAAAGCAATCGAGACCATACATTTTAAGAAGACACAAAATCAATACAATTTTAATCACATTTCCTCAAAACACTGAAGATTTAATAAAAAGTATTTTAGTTCCGACACTAGTACAATTTATTTTACTTCAAAAAGAAGATAAGTGGATTCAATCCATTTTACATACATCTTTTTTCTATGAGGAAGACGAGCAAAGTCAAATCATACCGATCGCACAATCATTATTAAGAGGAACTAGAAGAAGCATACCAAACCAGAAAAAAATTCGTAGAAGTAAGAATTTAGTTTCATATGCAATTTCTGAGTATTTAAAAGATGGAGTAAATTTTAGCTTCGATTCATTTATTACATTTCGTTTGAAGGAATATTATAAGCAGTTAGCCTATGTTTGTGAAATTGCAATAGATGAATACAAATTAGAAAACGAATACCAGAATCTTATTGAGAGTCTTAGACAGCAGGTACTTAAAACGGATGCGGTTATTCCACATGTGCATATTGTATTTGATGGGAAATTTAGCGTATATGATCATCTTTTTTTACCACTTACTAAAGATGTATTAAAAGAATATGGCAAACAAGTGGAAAATAGAGAGTATATTGATAACGAATTAATTTTGCCATTAACGGCAATTGCACCTAAAAGAATTCATTTATACACTTCATCAGTCGATATTTCATTAATCATTACACTTCAAAATATCTTTCAAGAACGAGTCCTATTACATACATTACAAGAGTTTTCACAGGAAAAATTGAAATGA
- the speD gene encoding adenosylmethionine decarboxylase: protein MDTMGRHVISELWGCNTEKLNDMKFIEETFVDAALRSGAEVREVAFHKFAPHGVSGVVIISESHLTIHSFPEHGYASIDVYTCGDRIDPNVAANFIAEALEADTRENVELPRGMGPIQVDNVKVVNGN, encoded by the coding sequence ATGGATACTATGGGTCGTCACGTCATTTCAGAATTATGGGGATGCAATACAGAAAAATTAAATGATATGAAATTTATTGAGGAGACTTTTGTTGATGCTGCGTTACGCTCTGGTGCAGAAGTTCGTGAAGTTGCTTTTCACAAGTTCGCTCCTCATGGCGTTAGTGGTGTCGTAATCATTTCAGAATCACACTTAACTATTCACAGTTTTCCTGAGCATGGTTATGCAAGCATCGATGTTTACACTTGCGGTGATAGAATTGATCCGAATGTAGCTGCAAACTTTATCGCTGAAGCTTTAGAAGCTGATACTCGCGAAAACGTTGAGTTACCAAGAGGAATGGGTCCCATTCAAGTTGATAATGTAAAAGTTGTAAATGGTAACTAA